The Anaerolineales bacterium region GCCGTGCGAAAGGGCGGTCTTCGGGTCGAGGATGCCGATGCCAACCAAACGGTCGAGAAGAATCGGGTTCTTCGTCAACAGCGCTTCGTATTCGTCCACGCGCTTCGGGAAAATCCTGATGAATTCCCGCACTGCCGCGTCGAACTCGACGGGCACGTCGCGCCACACGCCGCCAGGGCGGAAGTAGGTCGTCATCATGCGCTGACCCGAACAGAGTTCGAGAATGTCCATGATGTATTCGCGCTCGCGGAAACAATACAAGAACATGGACATCGCCGCGAGGTCGAGACCGAACGCGCCCATGAAAACGAGATGCGAAGCGATACGCTGTAATTCGGTGATGATCACGCGGATCACTTGCGCGCGTTCAGGCACATCGAGATCAACCAGTTTCTCAACTGCCATGCAATAGGCGAGGTTGTTGCCGGTCGTGTTCATGTAATCGAGTCGGTCGGTCATCACTTCGGCTTTGAGGTAGGTCTTCGCTTCCATGTTCTTTTCGACGCCCGTATGCAGGTAGCCGATCTCGGGAATCGCGTTGACGATCGTCTCGCCGTCGAGTTCGAGCAACAAGCGCAACACGCCGTGCGTGGACGGGTGTTGCGGTCCCATGTTCAACAACATGGTCTCGCCCGTCAGCGCGCGCTCGGAAACGAGATGTTTGTATTTGTCGTAACTGACTTCTTCGAGTTGTGGCATTTTATTTCTCAGAATAAGGTTGACGCTTCAGCCGCTCACATACCGACTGAAGTCGGCATTACTTTATTCTTTCGCGTAAATCTTTTTCAAATCAATGTCGTCGTAATTGAACGTGAACTGCGGTTCCTCGTAACCCAGCGGGAAGTCCTTGCGCAGTGGATGCCCATCCATTTCGTCCGGCGTGAGAATCTTGCGCGGGTCGGGATGACCTTCGAACTCGATCCCGAACATATCGAGGACTTCGCGCTCGCGCCAGTTCGCGGTATCGTACACCCGCGTCGCGGTCGGGACCTTTGGCTGGTCGCCGTTTACCGCGACTCTGAGTTGCAGGGTCAGGTTTTTCGCCAGCGACGACAACTGGTACACCACGTGGAAGCGCGGCGTCATCTCTGGGTAATAATCCGTCGCGGTGAGCGCGGAGAGCAACTCAAATTCGTATTTGTCGCGCAGAAGCGTCAACGCATCGACGATGTGCTCCGCTTTGACGAAGACATGCGCCTCGTCGCGGAACTCTTCGAGAGTCGCGCCGAACTTTTCCTGCAATGCCTGAACGATCTTTTCGAGTTTCTTGTCCATAACTCTTCCCCGTAGTACCGACTTAAGTCGGTACTACGAACTTATCCGCCTTCACTTTTTCGTACAGAGTCACAATGCCGTGGATTAACGCCTCAGGGCGCGGCGGGCAACCCGCCACGTACACATCCACAGGAATGACCTCGTCCACGCCTTGCAGGATCGCGTAATTGTTGAACACGCCTCCGCACGACGCGCAATCGCCCATCGCAATCGCCCACTTCGGCTCGGGCATCTGATCGTAGAGGCGGCGGACAACAGGCGCCATCTTGCGCGAGACGCGTCCTGCGACAATCATCAAATCCGATTGACGCGGGCTGGCGCGCATCAACTCCATGCCAAAGCGGCTCATGTCGTAATGCGAAGCCTGCGCCGCCATCATCTCGATTGCGCAACATGCCAGACCGAACAACATGGGCCACATCGAATTGACGCGGGTCCAATTGACCAGTTCTTCCAGTTTTGTTGTGACGATCCCCATATCGCCGAGTTTTTGCTCTACTCCCATTCAAGGGCTCCTTTCTTCCACGCGTACACATAGCCCACCAACAAAATCACGATAAAAATAACCATCTCGATCAAACCGAACAGACCGAGTTGACGGAACACGATCGCCCATGGCAAAAAGAAAATAACTTCGATGTCGAACAGGATGAATAGAACGGCGATCAAATAAAAGCGGACGGGCAGTCGGCGCGTGCCTTCGCCGTAGGGGGTCATGCCCGATTCATACGGCATGGATTTGGAGGCAGACGGTTTCTTCGGTCCGAATAAATTCCCCAAGCCAATGGCAATCAAAGCGACAAGCGTCGCTAACACGATCATAAATGCAATGGCTACGTATTCTAGCATTCCGTCTCCTAAAAGCGCCCGTAATCGGACGGTTTTTGTAACGTTTTGACGAGTATAACACAAGCCCCTCGAAAGTGCCACTTTTCACAAGGTGGGGAATAAAAAAAATAGGCAGGTTTGAACCTGCCCTAGTGAGGAGTTGCCCAAAAAATCCCTCAACTGCCTGCTCCGCGACGGATGCCGCAACTTCCTCAGCGCCTTGGCCTCGATCCCAGAGAGGTTTATTTTCGTTCAGCGACCTGATAGGCAGTCGAATGAGATTGCCTGTATTTCCGCACAGGCACCCTATCCATTAACTGAATCAATGAACGCAGCGCTTCATTGACCGATTCGGAATCGGGGAAATACTCAGCCACATCAGGCGCAAGCAGGACCGCGCCTTCCGCCAGCATATAACGATTCACTTCAACGGTCCCATCTGTCTTGGTCACATGGACGGTATAGCCTTTATCCAGCGGACGATAGAATTTTCCGCGGACGGCTTTGCTAAAGTCATATTCGGCGCGCATCTCGCCGTTTTTCTTTTTTTTAGTTGTTTTCATAGTATTTTTTCTCGGCTTTTGTCGCCTTTCGAGCGCTGATCAATCGCACTCGTTCGTTCCGATACACATGCGCCACGCTCAACAATCGCATCACTACAGACACCCCCAGAGAAACATATCTCTCTTCATCCATCGAATGATCGGGGTCGGCGATCGTAGCAATGTAGGGGTCATTAAAAATAGTTGCGGCTTCCTCAAAACTAACGCCATGTTTTTCGAGATTACTCTCTGCCTTTTCATCATCCCACTCAAACTCGAAGTTTTCCATTGCGTTTTCCTACCCAAATTATACTCCCTCCCATCACGAACCTCTAAATTCCAAAACTCTCACCCTAAATAATCCCTCAACT contains the following coding sequences:
- the nuoD gene encoding NADH dehydrogenase (quinone) subunit D, with translation MPQLEEVSYDKYKHLVSERALTGETMLLNMGPQHPSTHGVLRLLLELDGETIVNAIPEIGYLHTGVEKNMEAKTYLKAEVMTDRLDYMNTTGNNLAYCMAVEKLVDLDVPERAQVIRVIITELQRIASHLVFMGAFGLDLAAMSMFLYCFREREYIMDILELCSGQRMMTTYFRPGGVWRDVPVEFDAAVREFIRIFPKRVDEYEALLTKNPILLDRLVGIGILDPKTALSHGVTGPTLRASGVNWDLRKARPYMGYEQYDFNVPVRTEGDTFARYIVHIEEFRESLKIVEQGLEKLKKMPNQPVQSDNRKFVVPPRAEIGVSMEALIHHFKLWTEGFPAPKNSIYSAVESPRGELGVYLEGNGGPKPHRVHMRTPSFDNLSAINKMTQGHLVADLVAILASIDIVLGDIDR
- a CDS encoding NADH-quinone oxidoreductase subunit C — translated: MDKKLEKIVQALQEKFGATLEEFRDEAHVFVKAEHIVDALTLLRDKYEFELLSALTATDYYPEMTPRFHVVYQLSSLAKNLTLQLRVAVNGDQPKVPTATRVYDTANWREREVLDMFGIEFEGHPDPRKILTPDEMDGHPLRKDFPLGYEEPQFTFNYDDIDLKKIYAKE
- a CDS encoding NADH-quinone oxidoreductase subunit B family protein, which encodes MGVEQKLGDMGIVTTKLEELVNWTRVNSMWPMLFGLACCAIEMMAAQASHYDMSRFGMELMRASPRQSDLMIVAGRVSRKMAPVVRRLYDQMPEPKWAIAMGDCASCGGVFNNYAILQGVDEVIPVDVYVAGCPPRPEALIHGIVTLYEKVKADKFVVPT
- a CDS encoding NADH-quinone oxidoreductase subunit A — its product is MLEYVAIAFMIVLATLVALIAIGLGNLFGPKKPSASKSMPYESGMTPYGEGTRRLPVRFYLIAVLFILFDIEVIFFLPWAIVFRQLGLFGLIEMVIFIVILLVGYVYAWKKGALEWE
- a CDS encoding BrnT family toxin codes for the protein MENFEFEWDDEKAESNLEKHGVSFEEAATIFNDPYIATIADPDHSMDEERYVSLGVSVVMRLLSVAHVYRNERVRLISARKATKAEKKYYENN